A stretch of the Pseudomonas sp. ACM7 genome encodes the following:
- a CDS encoding STAS domain-containing protein — protein sequence MPVVTEVSQDGQKLTISVKGRFDFAKHQEFRESYENLQPKPESFEVDLKDATYLDSSALGMLLLLRDHAGGENAEITLTNANADVRKILAISNFEQIFDVA from the coding sequence ATGCCAGTTGTTACAGAAGTCTCCCAAGATGGGCAAAAGCTGACGATATCGGTCAAGGGACGATTCGATTTCGCCAAGCATCAGGAATTTCGCGAGTCCTACGAAAATCTTCAGCCAAAACCCGAGTCCTTCGAAGTAGATCTGAAAGACGCCACCTACCTCGACAGTTCAGCGCTCGGCATGCTGTTGCTACTGCGTGATCACGCTGGCGGCGAGAATGCCGAGATCACGTTGACCAACGCTAATGCAGATGTGCGCAAGATCCTCGCCATCTCCAACTTCGAACAAATCTTCGACGTGGCGTGA